In the genome of Vicingus serpentipes, the window CTGTTTCATATCAACTTATTATTATATTTTTGCTTTGTGATTAAGCTATGCTTCAAATATCGGTTATTTTTTGCCTTTTTCTTTATTTTCAAAATTGGTTTTGCCCAAGATGATTTTCATAATCTAGGAATAAAAGGAACTTTTCATCATGGTTTTATTGCTCCTCATAAACCTTTAGTTAATGAAGTAATTAAAGGTCATACTCAAATTTTTGAACTTTCGCTGTATAAGAACACAGTTGGTGAAAGACAATGGGAACAATATTTTAACAATCCGAAAATTGGTATTTCAACTATGATTATCAATACTGGTAATGATGAAAGTTTAGGTAAAGCTTTTGGTATATTACCATTTGTAGAAATACCCCTTAACCAATGGAAAATAAAATGGAATCTAAAGTTTGGTTTTGGGGTTGGATACATAGAGAAACCTTTTGATAGAGAAACTAACTATAAAAATTTAACAATAGGATCTCACTTTAACGCTTTAATTTTTGTAAACTCTTTATGGAACTTGCCAATAAATGAACGTTTTAATACTTCTTTAGGCTTGTCATTAACTCACTTTTCCAATGGTTCGTTAAAACGACCAAACTTGGGAATTAATTTGTTGTCAGTAAATTGTGGTATAGGGTATAATTTTGGAAAAAAGAAACAGCTTGTTCCATTTAATGAAGTAAACAAAGAAAAAAAATGGAATAGTTTTGTTGCAGTTTCGGGAGGAGTAAAAGAAATACCTCCAATTGGCGGTAAAAAATATTTAGTATATTCATTTGCTTATCAA includes:
- a CDS encoding acyloxyacyl hydrolase — protein: MIKLCFKYRLFFAFFFIFKIGFAQDDFHNLGIKGTFHHGFIAPHKPLVNEVIKGHTQIFELSLYKNTVGERQWEQYFNNPKIGISTMIINTGNDESLGKAFGILPFVEIPLNQWKIKWNLKFGFGVGYIEKPFDRETNYKNLTIGSHFNALIFVNSLWNLPINERFNTSLGLSLTHFSNGSLKRPNLGINLLSVNCGIGYNFGKKKQLVPFNEVNKEKKWNSFVAVSGGVKEIPPIGGKKYLVYSFAYQWIKTTSNKSGFGGGTDVFYNTSLEPLIKRVQNEDKGTIGNFRFGIHGAYQLTLGKLTLQLQVGGYAYTAYKDNGNIYSKLNSRYFVSDKLFLNLSLKTHYAVADFIEYGIGFKLK